From Pleurocapsa sp. PCC 7319:
GATCGCTTGCAGTTCAGTTTTAAATTCTTGAGTTAGGCGATTAATCGTTGGTAAATCTTCTTGACTGATAGTTTCTTGTTCAGCGATTGAACGTTCAATTTGTTCTAAACAAGAGTTTAAACCTGCGGCAAATTCATAACGACTAAGGGTCTGGTTGCCGCGAAACGTTTGCTCGGGAAAACCACTGATACAGCCATATCTATCTACCAGGGAGCGTAATGCTTCGTATGCCCAGTCATTTGGTGCAACATCTTGCATTCGAGACACATTAGTAGTCTGAACCAGATGAGTCTCAGGTATGATTGTTTCTATTCCTAGAGAGTTAGCATTTGTCTGATAATCTTTTAATACTGGAACATTTGGAGTATCTGAGGAAGTGATTGGTCCTGGATTTTTTGCTGGCAAGGGCAAACTCCAACTAGTTTTTGCTGCCAACCCAAAATTACGAAATCTATCAAAGTTGAAGTTGGATAAATGGAGGTTTTGATGCCAGTTATAACGAGGATTTTTATCTTCTATGCTTGCCTTGGCATCAAGCCAATTAAACTGATGCTTATAGGTCTCTGCGTTAGCTACAGATGATAATAACAAAAATATAGGTATTCCAGATAACCCAGATAGTATATGTTTAGTCTTCATTCACACTCCTATTCCACTTTAAATAGTTAAAAACACCTAAAAACCATTAATGTTTGATTGTTTAGATTAATGATTTCTAGTAGTTTTTAGACTTCTACAAAAGAAGCGTTAAATAGCTAAGTTAGACCAATTCAGGTCCCTTATTACCATTTGTAATGAAAGTTATTTAAGCAAAAGTTTTTGTAACTATCTATTATGAGCTTAATCTCTACTATCTTTGATTCTTAACAGTTACCTATAATCTTCTCCTAACAGCAATAATTCACGGTCTAGTGAAATCCAAGGACTTTATTCATTCGCATCTCAGGTTAATTACTAACCTTACTAACCTTTAAAAACGGAAAGTAGTCCGAATTGTTCCGACATAAAGAGTATCATTATCCTCAATATGACCTGGATTAGTTACGAAGAAAAACCCTGGAGTAATTGATATGTGATCGTTAACTGTATAGCGATAGAAAAATTCAAAGTGCAAAGAAGTGGCTTCATCTTCTCGTCCAAATTGTTCCGAGCTTCCTGGTGGTCTGGGACTACCATCACTTCCCGTGCGCGGATCGGAACGAGGATCGTTATCAGTAACAACCTCCTCTTCCTCGTTATTTATCACCTGTTCAAAAAAAGGCACGTCTTGACCTCGTGTTATTGGTCCCGCATCAACTAACTTAGGCGGCATTCCAAAAAGGAAAGCGAATAAATCTCCTTCACGACCAAAAGGATCGCTATAACCGAGGGAAAAAAGATAAGTTAGGGTATTGCCAAAGGGTTCTTGTCCGGCTACTCCTTGGGTATCTCCTGCAAATTCAGGAATTTCCCTAAGGAAGTCAGTAAAAGTATAAGCTGCCCAACTACCAAAGGTTAGGTTATCTACTATACGCCATTGCAAGCTTCCACCAATGGCATTAGTTTGAGCAGGAAAATCTCCCAGTTCTAAACCAAAGCCAGGGTTAGCGGAGGGTTCTCCCTGTGCATTTGGTTGATCTGGAAGCCTTCCTCCAGACCATAAACCTGTAGTTTCAGCATTGACACTACCTGTGAAAGTGCCTAGAATTCCATCGCTATTATAGGAATTAATATAGTTTATTCCCGCCACAATATTTTCAGTAGGTTGCACTAAGAACTGCACCCCTAAAGCACTGTGGTCTGAACCGAAAAATCCTTGCTCTGAGTTGCCACTATTTCTGGTTCCATAAGCAAACTGTAAGCGTACTGGATCGGTAATTAACCAATCAAAACCGACTCCAGCATCCATTGCTCCACCAATCCTAAAAATAGGATTTAGTTGCCCAAAACGGGAAACTGCTCCTCGCCCAATATCAAAGTAAGGAGAATTGGCAGTCAGAACATTACTCAAGGCAAATCCAAAGGTAGAAGCGTAAAAAACAACCTTGTCATCAAAAGCAGGAAAGCGATATTCCAAAATATCTAACACTACTTGATTTTCTAAACCTGCCTGATATCCCAAACGAGCCATATAGGTGTTCAAGGATTGGATATTGGTAAAACCACCATCATCAAAGTTACCTGTGGTTAAAAACATTCGCAGGCGGTCTTGACCTGTAAAAGAACTTTGCAATCCCAAGCGAGCTAAGTAAGCAAATACTGTATTGGTTTCCGGATCTCGTGGGTCTGAACAGTCAACTACGTCTTGACTGAAAACATTTTCTGATGATTCCTCTGAGATGAATGTACATCCTCCAGGAGGTCCGCCACCAAAGGAATCAGCTAGAGCAAAGACAACTTCTCCATTAAAAATGGTGGTTGTGGAAAATTGATTATCTTCCAGCCATCCTAAACGACTGTCTAGATTATCAACTCGTCCGGCGATCGCTTGCAATTCTGTCTCAAATTCTTGAGTTAGTCTATTAATTGTTTGTAAATCTTCTTGACTGACAGTTTCTTGGCTGGCGATTAAACGTTCAATTTGTTGTAAACAAGAGTTTAATCCGGCGGCAAATTGATAACGACTAAGGGACTGGTTCCCGCGAAAAGTTTGATCGGGAAAACCGCTAATACAGCTATATCTGTTTACCAAGGAGCGTAATGCCTCGTATGCCCAATCATTTGGCGCAACGTCTCGCATTTGAGACACATTAGTAGTCTGAACTAAATAAGTTTCAGGGATGATTGTCTCTTCGCCTAAAGAGCCAGCATGAGGTTGGTAATCATTTAAAACTGGTGAAGTTAGATGATCCGAAGGATTTATTGCACCTGAAGTTTTGGTTGCCAAGGGCGAACTAAAACTGGTTTTCGATGCTAACTCAAAGTTCTCAAATTTATCAAAATGAAAGTCTGATAAATCGCTGCTTTGTTGCCAGTTAGAATGAGAATTCTGATTTTCGGCGATTGAGCTAGACCCATCACTAAAGGCAATCTCCTTGGAATCGAGCCAATGAAAATGATGCCCATTGAACTCTGCTTGAGCTATAGAGGTCGATAGGAAAAATATAGATAGACCAGAAAACCCAGATAATATCAGCTTAGCTTTCATTCACACTCCCACACCAAAGTTAGTAAGTTTTAAAAAAGCTAAAAACAAATTTAATTTGATTAATCAAAAATTCATTTAAGAGAATAAATAATGATTTTTAGCTTTTTTCCGTATGAGTGTATTAAATAGTTAATCTGGGTTCTGTATTACCGCTTGTAATAAAAATTATTTAAGATAAATTACTTGTAACTATCTCTTAAAAGCTTACAATCTAGTACTTTCACTTTTCAACAATTAATTACAATCTTCTCCTAACAGTAAAAATTCACATCCTGGGGAAGGTTCATCCCTGAGCATATTTTTTAAGGAGAAACTTTTGTACAAGTCTTCAACAACATCTTCCTTTTCAGCCAAGTCGACTCTACCCGTAAGGTCTCTACTGGCAGCAACATCTAGCACACCGTTATTACTATTAGTGGCAAATACAGAAGTCATGGCTGCTTCAATAAAAGTTTTACTGGGAGCATCTCGATTGAATAGAACCTTAATATCCAAAGGATTCCACATTGTCAGAAAATTATTGGCATTTTGACCACTACTAAACTGCGTATGCAAAATAGGAGGATCGTAAGTGGTTGCCGAAGATACCACTTGCTCAATATCCTCTGATTCCAGTCCTAGATTATCAGTTTCAGTTTGGTCAACAGAACAATATTGTTGAACTAATTGCCCTTTATCTGCTGAACCTCGACCATGAACACCAACAACAAAGCCATTGCCGTCAAATACCGGTCCTCCACTCATTCCTGGGCGAGTTAGATCGATATAAAATAAGCTATAACCGTTTTCTCCTTGACTTGTGTCGATTGTTCTCGTC
This genomic window contains:
- a CDS encoding iron uptake porin, whose amino-acid sequence is MKAKLILSGFSGLSIFFLSTSIAQAEFNGHHFHWLDSKEIAFSDGSSSIAENQNSHSNWQQSSDLSDFHFDKFENFELASKTSFSSPLATKTSGAINPSDHLTSPVLNDYQPHAGSLGEETIIPETYLVQTTNVSQMRDVAPNDWAYEALRSLVNRYSCISGFPDQTFRGNQSLSRYQFAAGLNSCLQQIERLIASQETVSQEDLQTINRLTQEFETELQAIAGRVDNLDSRLGWLEDNQFSTTTIFNGEVVFALADSFGGGPPGGCTFISEESSENVFSQDVVDCSDPRDPETNTVFAYLARLGLQSSFTGQDRLRMFLTTGNFDDGGFTNIQSLNTYMARLGYQAGLENQVVLDILEYRFPAFDDKVVFYASTFGFALSNVLTANSPYFDIGRGAVSRFGQLNPIFRIGGAMDAGVGFDWLITDPVRLQFAYGTRNSGNSEQGFFGSDHSALGVQFLVQPTENIVAGINYINSYNSDGILGTFTGSVNAETTGLWSGGRLPDQPNAQGEPSANPGFGLELGDFPAQTNAIGGSLQWRIVDNLTFGSWAAYTFTDFLREIPEFAGDTQGVAGQEPFGNTLTYLFSLGYSDPFGREGDLFAFLFGMPPKLVDAGPITRGQDVPFFEQVINNEEEEVVTDNDPRSDPRTGSDGSPRPPGSSEQFGREDEATSLHFEFFYRYTVNDHISITPGFFFVTNPGHIEDNDTLYVGTIRTTFRF